CTGATACCCGCCTTCAGGCTCGCTAAACTAGGGCCCTTTCCAATGGTTATTGCCAGCATAGCATTGCTCTTCATCATACAGACCATTGTAAAAAATACAGATGTGCTTGGCGCACGCTATGGACTCTTCGGCATGCCCTTTATCCCGCAACACATTACGCTGATGATAACCTATGGCCTGCTGATATTAATAGGATATGTGGTTTTTCATCTGAACTATTCTCATATCGGAAGGGCAATGGATGCTATACATTTTGACAGGGATGTGGCAGAGACACTCGGTATTAACACAAACAGTCTCAGTGTTCAGTTTCAAATTATTAGCTCAGCCATAGGCGCCATTGCAGGGGTGCTTTATGCCTACACAATGCAGGGGGTCTTCCCGGCGGCCTTTAACATGAATCTGATGATGTATGCCATAACAATAGTGGTGCTGGGCGGTATGCATACCATGTGGGGGGTAATCATCTCAGCCCCCTTTTTATGGGGTATCAGCCAGTTTCTACCGAAAAACCTTACAGGGCTTTCCATTATCATATATGGTGTGTTATTAATTCTCATGCTGCTGGTGCGGCCCGGCGGTATAATAGACAGAAAAACAATAAAGAGATTTACAAGGGGGTAATGAATGAGATTACGAAAAAACAACCTTATGTTATTATTTGCTTCTGCTTTTATGAGCCTTTTTATATTAACCTCATGCGGCACGAATGAACCTGAAAAGAGCGGCCCTGCAAGTGAATGGAAAATACCTTTTCTTATTTTTCTCTCCGGCCCCATTGCGGGTGACGCGGCCCAGCATAAATGGTTAACAAACCAGGTCGTTGATGAGATCAACAGCGCTGGCGGCATTGCAGGAAAGCCTTTAAGGGTAGAATTCTATGATACAGCCATGGACCCGCCAAAGGCAGCATCATGCATGGCACAGATAATTGATGCAAAGGCCCTCTGCTTATTAGGTCCGATGAATGGCGATGAATGCAAGGCAGCCATGCCTCTTGCCTTTCGGGAAGGGATATATGCATTCTCAGGCACAGCCACAGATGATATATTAAAACAGTTTAAACCTTGGATTTTAAACACCTCCGGCACTGTTGAAGAGGAAAAGGCATATGCCATGCCCATGTGGATAAAACATGTCCCTGCCGTTACATCAATTGCAGGCATTATTGAGCCCACCTATACATTTATAACCACTACCTGGGAGGCGCATAAGGCTAAGGCCGATGAGATGGGGATCAAGACATACAATACAATTGAGGCACCTTCAGGCATGCTTGACTACAGCAGTATTGCAGTGCGGGCAATAAATACAGGCGCCACCGGATTTTATGTTGCATGTTCCGAAGAGACCGCTGCAAAGGTGGTAAAGGAGCTGATCAACCGCAATGTTAACCCAAACCATATCTGGCTGTGGGCAAATTCAATGGGGCCTGTATTCCTGAAGCAGTCCGAAGGATTTAATGAGGGGCTTTATACCGGCACATCCCCCACATACAGTGAAAACCCAAAGTATGACGAATACCTTAAACGCTACATGGAGACCCATAACGGTGAACCTCTTAAATTCATGTGTCATTACAATGCTGAACTCCTCTACCTGATTAAGGAAGCCATTGAGACACAGGGGATTACAGGTGACCCCGCAAAACTAAAGGAAGAGCGCATAAAGATAAGGGATTATGCAAATAACAAAAAGGGGTTTAAGGGGCTCAAATACACCTATGATATTGTAGATGGCCAGGGGGTATGTATACCCAAATATCTTTACAGGATAGAAAAGGGGCAGACAGTGCTGATAGATAAGGTGGTACCGGAAAGTAAGTATTAGTCTGAAGCTGTTAGCAAGCTGTAGGTTGTCAGGTTTTTCCTTCAGCCTGCTTTTCAATAATCCGACTTTCGTTAAAAGCTAAAGTATTCTGTTTATTTTTCCCGATAGTTTTTCATGAACAGTATGAATATTTAAAGTGCATTAGCCTAGCAAAACATACTATCTCTTCAATTTTTTTATTTATAATCCAGTAAATGTAGCTTATAAAAATAAAAATCCCGAAGAGGTGGTGAAGGCTGCTGTAATAGGCGGCATGACCATGACAGGCATGTGGCAGAAGGTTTCTGAAATGTTCGAGGTGAAAACCGGAATAAAGGTTGAGGTTGTGGCTACCGGTCCAAGGGCCATCATAGAAAAGCCCTTTAAACAGGGAGAGGTCGACCTGCTGACAATGCACTCGGGAGATATTACAACAGACCTGGTTGCAGATGGGTATGGCATTAATATGGTTCCTTGGACTCATAATAATACTGTAATCATAGGCCCGGCTGAAGACCCGGCAGGAATAAAAGGCATGAAGAGCGGGGCAGAGGCCTTAAAAAAAATTGCAGCGACCAGATCAAAATATTTAGATATGTGGGGGATTGGCAAGCGTGAGATAAGCCAGAAAATGTGGAAAAAGGCCGGGATATTCCCACCGGAAGGTGACTGGGTAATAAAAGAGAAGAGAAGGAGCACTGAAGAAATACTTATTTGCCTCAGTGAACAAAAGGCATACAGCTTTTTTGGAAGGATACCTGTTCTATTTGAAAAAAGAGAGTTCAGTGGCCTGGAAATAATGGTTGAGGATGACCCTGATATGATGAGGCCATACATAGTTATGCTTGCCAATCCAAAGGCCTTCCCTCATGCAAACTATGAAGGGGCAAAAAAATTACAGGATTTTTTACTCTCTAAAGAGGTTCAGGATTTTCTGGGCAAATTCAAGGCAGATGAATTCAGCGGCATACCCATTTTTTATCCTCTAAGAAACAGGGCTTTAGAAGAAAATAATATAAGAAAGCAATAGTATAAAAAGGAAAAAAATTGAAAAAACAGAATTATTTTATAGGTATTTTATTAGCAGCAGGACTTATATCAATGCAGGCAGTTGCATTTGAAAATACTACTGATCAGAAGGTGTACACACTTGGTGAAATAGTCGTTTCAGCGGAAGGAGAAGGGGTAGAGACAATTGGAACAGTAAGAGAAATCACTTCTGATCAAATAGAGGCATCAGGAGCTGAAACACTTAATGAGGCATTAAAGCTTTTACCTGGTATAAATATTGTAACAGGCGGGCAGGGTGTCCCAAGGTTGAACCTGAGAGGAATGAGACCAAGACATATCACTCTTCTTATTGATGGCATTCCATTCAATTCAGCAGGCGACGGACAGTTCGACCCCAGCCTGATTACTACAGTGAATATAGCAAAAATAAAAATCTCCTATGGAAATGATTCAGTCCTTTATGGCGCCGGAGGGCTTGGAGGTGTAATCAACGTTATCACAAAAAAGGGAACGAAAAAGACAGAATTTGATATTGATGGAAAATACCAGCAAAAGGATAACATGCTTGCCAAAGCTAATATTTCCGGAGGGACAGATAAGGTAAATTATTTTGTAAGCGCCAGTGATTTTAGCAGCGATGGGTATAGGCTTTCCGATGACTTTATCCAAACTGATTATGAAGATGGCGGTACAAGAAATAATAGCGACAGAGAACTAAGAAGCCTTTTTGGTAATGTGACTTTAACACCGAATGATAAAACCCAGGCAGGCCTGATCATAAATTATATTAAAGGAGAGTATGGCATCCCTGCCATTACCCTTGATAGAAATGATCCCTTTGGTAAAAATCCAAAGTACGAAAGAGTGGATGACCATGAGGCACTCAGCATGGGCCTTTCCGGAGGCTACCTTATTAATGGCCACTTAAGCCTCAGGGGCTGGGCCTATATGAATGATCTTGAAGAAATAAAAAACGGGTATGACAACGATACCTATACAACACAAAGATCAAGGAACTCTTACAGGGCTAATGAAACCACTGAAATCCGCGGTGCAAATCTTCAGACTCAGTACATGTTTGATAATTCCGGAAAGTTATCCCTCACACTTGGAACAAAGAAAGAGAGGTTTGAAAGTCTTGGATGGATTATGGAATCAGCTTCTGGCGGCGGGAGCGGAGGCGGAGGTGGAGGTGGAGGTGGTTCAAGTACAGCCGTCCAAAGCCCCTTTGATGAAAACCATGAAATAACGACACACACAGTGGCAATCGAGTATGAAATACAACCCCTGGAAAGCCTTGGATTTGTAGCAGGATACGGTTACTCCTGGTTAAAAAAGGAAAATAATCCTGATGATAACACGGATAATTTTATTGTCGGATTTAACTATGATTTTACAAAAAATAGCAGAATCAGGGGATCCATTGCAGACAATATCAGGTTCCCATCTGTTACGCAGCTATACGGTGTAGATGAGGGGAATCCGAATCTGGACTTTGAAAAGTCAATGAA
The sequence above is drawn from the Desulfatiglans sp. genome and encodes:
- a CDS encoding solute-binding protein, encoding MKAAVIGGMTMTGMWQKVSEMFEVKTGIKVEVVATGPRAIIEKPFKQGEVDLLTMHSGDITTDLVADGYGINMVPWTHNNTVIIGPAEDPAGIKGMKSGAEALKKIAATRSKYLDMWGIGKREISQKMWKKAGIFPPEGDWVIKEKRRSTEEILICLSEQKAYSFFGRIPVLFEKREFSGLEIMVEDDPDMMRPYIVMLANPKAFPHANYEGAKKLQDFLLSKEVQDFLGKFKADEFSGIPIFYPLRNRALEENNIRKQ
- a CDS encoding amino acid ABC transporter substrate-binding protein produces the protein MRLRKNNLMLLFASAFMSLFILTSCGTNEPEKSGPASEWKIPFLIFLSGPIAGDAAQHKWLTNQVVDEINSAGGIAGKPLRVEFYDTAMDPPKAASCMAQIIDAKALCLLGPMNGDECKAAMPLAFREGIYAFSGTATDDILKQFKPWILNTSGTVEEEKAYAMPMWIKHVPAVTSIAGIIEPTYTFITTTWEAHKAKADEMGIKTYNTIEAPSGMLDYSSIAVRAINTGATGFYVACSEETAAKVVKELINRNVNPNHIWLWANSMGPVFLKQSEGFNEGLYTGTSPTYSENPKYDEYLKRYMETHNGEPLKFMCHYNAELLYLIKEAIETQGITGDPAKLKEERIKIRDYANNKKGFKGLKYTYDIVDGQGVCIPKYLYRIEKGQTVLIDKVVPESKY
- a CDS encoding TonB-dependent receptor, producing the protein MKKQNYFIGILLAAGLISMQAVAFENTTDQKVYTLGEIVVSAEGEGVETIGTVREITSDQIEASGAETLNEALKLLPGINIVTGGQGVPRLNLRGMRPRHITLLIDGIPFNSAGDGQFDPSLITTVNIAKIKISYGNDSVLYGAGGLGGVINVITKKGTKKTEFDIDGKYQQKDNMLAKANISGGTDKVNYFVSASDFSSDGYRLSDDFIQTDYEDGGTRNNSDRELRSLFGNVTLTPNDKTQAGLIINYIKGEYGIPAITLDRNDPFGKNPKYERVDDHEALSMGLSGGYLINGHLSLRGWAYMNDLEEIKNGYDNDTYTTQRSRNSYRANETTEIRGANLQTQYMFDNSGKLSLTLGTKKERFESLGWIMESASGGGSGGGGGGGGGSSTAVQSPFDENHEITTHTVAIEYEIQPLESLGFVAGYGYSWLKKENNPDDNTDNFIVGFNYDFTKNSRIRGSIADNIRFPSVTQLYGVDEGNPNLDFEKSMNYELGFEQIMDKIDTVFSITGFRRDVENYISKDDDGVNQNHDEYQFQGVEITAGNNSIEDLELRLAYTYMDSKDKSRETLVNQIQYNPERKLALECVYNFIYDISAYTSIEHIEKQYYYNSDYTLKGRLPDYSVVNLRVEKRLFSGSMKIYAGADNLFDKNYFESYALPREGRSLYGGVTYSFR
- a CDS encoding branched-chain amino acid ABC transporter permease, with translation MTLFQFYFFEFSAIYIMIGWAVYLMFRINQPYFGSLYSMCIGAYFAAYTSINFGWPVWLILIGAVILSALIALIPAFRLAKLGPFPMVIASIALLFIIQTIVKNTDVLGARYGLFGMPFIPQHITLMITYGLLILIGYVVFHLNYSHIGRAMDAIHFDRDVAETLGINTNSLSVQFQIISSAIGAIAGVLYAYTMQGVFPAAFNMNLMMYAITIVVLGGMHTMWGVIISAPFLWGISQFLPKNLTGLSIIIYGVLLILMLLVRPGGIIDRKTIKRFTRG